A region of the Sardina pilchardus chromosome 3, fSarPil1.1, whole genome shotgun sequence genome:
ACCTTCACTCTTTCACCTGCCTCACAACCTGAGAGGAAGTTTAAGATAACGGATGCCTTTACAGCTGAACAGCTAGGGCTTGCCAGTCACAGCCATCCAGTATCCAAGCTCTGCAATAAGTACCATCACCTGCGAGACCTCCCACTCCAGCCCCTTGACAATGTCCAGCCACTGCTGTTGATAGGATCAGACTACCCCCACTTGCTCACACCATTAGAACCAGTACGGTTAGGACCACCAGGGGGACCAGCTGCCATTAAGACCAAGCTGGGCTGGACACTCCAAGGACCCACAAAACTGCTCCAACACTGCTTGTTCCCTCAACAGTGCTTGTTCACAGAGATGAGGCCACCCTCTGTAGAGCTGCGTGAGCACATTGAGAAGCTGTGGCAACTGGACATATTGCCTTATaggagtgagaaagaggtaACCCGTTCCAGAAGTGATCAAGAGGCAGTAGCAATGTTGCAGTCCAGGACAGTTAGAGTGAATGTTGATGGTATATTCAGATATGCAACACCGCTGCTGAGGAAAGTGTCCTCTACGCAATTAAAGGCTCCCCCTCAAGCAGTCCTGCCACAGTTACGAGGGACTGAGAAGCGCCTGAATAAGGACCCAGAGCTGGCTAAGGTGTTTAATGAAGAGATCCGTAAGCTGGAGGAGTCCGGCTACGTCACCAGATTACCAGCCGACCTGGTGGACCAGTCCCCCGAGTCCTGGTACATACCACATCACTTGGTCTGCCACAATGAGAAACATCGGGTAGTTTTTAACTGCTCCTTCCAGTATCAAGGTAGCAACCTCAATGAATGTTTGTTGGCAGGGCCTACTCTTGGTGCAAGTCTCCTTGGTGTGTTGCTTCGCTTCAGAGAGCACACGGTTGCCTTTGCCAGTGACATCAAGGGGATGTTCCACCAGGTACGCCTGTTGCCCGAAGACAAACCCCTCCTCCGGTTCCTGTGGCGAGATGCAGTCCGTGAAGCCCCTGTGACCATCTACCAGTGGAACGTCCTTCCGTTTGGCACCACGTGCAGCCCGTGTTGTGCAACATTTGCCCTTCAAAAGCATGTCATTGACCACAGTGACTCACAGGAGGATGTTCGCAATGCAGTGGAGCACCACTTTTACGTGGACAACTGGCTGCAGAGCTGTGCCACAATGGAGGAGGCCAAGAGGTTGGCTGACAAACTCAGATTGCTACTGGCAGAGGGAGGCTTCTCTTTGCGACAGTGGGCCAGTAATGATCCACGGGTCATCAGTCATCTCCCTGCCGCAGACCGTTCAGCCAACACAGAACTCTGGCTTTCCCACCAGCAATCAGATGCCAAGGAGTCAACTCTGGGCTTAAGATGGCAGTGTCAGAAAGACACCTTGACCTACAACTGTCGTCGGGTGGAGAGTCAGGCACCGACTATGAGGGTCATTTACCGTATCCTGGCTAGCCAATATGACCCACTGGGTTATATCATCCCATACACTACCAGAGCAAAGATTCTTGTCCAGAAGCTCTGGGAGAAACCTAGAGATTGGGATGATCCTCTGCTGCCAGCTGACATCCTGCAAGCGTGGCAAACATGGGAAAGCGAGTTGAAGTACATGGAAAGGATCTCCATTCCTAGATGTTATGTCACAACTGCTATGGATTCCCCCTCAACCTGGAGAGATATCCACATATTCTGCGACGCCTCCGAGCGGGCCTATGGGTCGGTAGGCTACCTTCGTACAGAGGATGCTTCAGGACAAGTTCAGGTGGCCTTCCTAGCGGCCCGCTCTAGAGTGTCACCGAAAAGACAGCAGTCCATGCCTAGACTTGAGCTCTGTGCAGCCCTCACAGGAGCTCAGCTGGCCAGAACGCTCAGACGAGAGCTCACATTGGACATACGTCAGGTGTATATGTGGACCGATTCAATCACTGTGCTAACCTGGATTACATCGGATTCGTGTCGATATAAAGTCTTCGTCGGCACACGGATCGCTGAAATCCAGGAGCTCACAGACCTTCAGATGTGGCGCTATGTTCCCACCGACTTTAATCCAGCTGATGATCTGACCCGTGGTAAAACCCTCCTTCAGCTGTCAGAGCCATCACGCTGGAGTCAAGGCCCAGCCTTCTTGTTGCAGCATCCCGACACCTGGCCAGTATCCCCCCATATTACATCTAACAGTAGTGATGAGGAGGAAAGAAAGCAGGTGTTCTGTGTGCACATCGTGGCAGATCACAGTGTGCCTGACACCTCGCATTTCCAGACCTTCCATGATCTTGTTCAGGCCAGAGCGCAGGACCTTCATGGGGCGGCCTCACAGCTGGGAGATCCTCCAGCGGAGACCTATAAAGGTGCTGAGATCAGCCTCCTGAGAGATGCTCAGTCAGCTACCTTTGCAGAGGAGGTCAAAGCTCTTTCTGCCGGGAAACCAGTGCCATCTACAAGCAGACTCCTCACCTTGTCACCCGAACTAGATACTGATGGGCTCCTGAGGGTTGGTGGTCGCCTGCGTCGAGGAGAGGCACTGGATCACGAAGTAGTACACCCTGTAGTACTAGACCCCAAACATCCCCTGACTACTCTTCTTATAAAGCGCtatgatgatgagctatgccACCCTGGGGCGGAAAGAGTCTTCGCAGAGCTGAGGCGCAAATATTGGGTATTGAGAGGTCGGGAGGCTGTGAagcgacatcagcaccactgtgtTAAGTGTCAGATGTGGCGTGGGAAACCAGAGGTTCCAAGGATGGCTGATTTGCCCCCTTCCTGCCTACGGTTATTCAAGCCAGCCTTCCACTCTACTGGTGTTGACTGCTTCGGCCCATATAACATCCGTGTGGGTCGTCGTAGTGAGAAAAGATGGGGcataatatttaaatgtatgaCTACAAGAGGAGTCTACCTAGATCTGTTGAATAGCATTGACACTGACTCATTCCTGATGTCACTCCGCCGGTTCGTTTCACGGAGAGGGACCCCCTGTGAGCTGTTATCTGACCAGGGGACGAACTTCAAGAGTGGCCAGAGAGAGTTGAAGGAGGCGTTTGCCGCCCTACAACCAACCCTGCAGTCCTTGCTTGCTAAGCAGCAAATCAAGTTCCGGTTCAACCCGCCTGGAGCCCCTCATTTCGGAGGCACCTGGGAGCGAGAGATAAGATCTCTGAAAGCCGCCCTCCATACAACACTTGGTGGTCAGTCCGTCACAGAGGAAGTGCTAAGGACAGTCCTTACAGAAATAGAAGGTATTCTGAATTCGAAACCGCTGGGTTATGTGTCAGCGGATGTGGCAGATGTCGATCCAGTTACCCCAAACTGCCTTCTGATGGGGCGGCCGGACTCCTCGCTACCCCAAGTGGTCTACCCCGCCTCCGAAATGCTAACAAGCAAACGCTGGCGCCACAGCCAAGTCTTGGCGGACCATTTTTGGTCACATTTTATCAGAAGGTACCTACCTAGTCTTCAGCCCAGAAGCAAATGGACCAAAGACACAGACAACCTCCAGGCCGGAGCGGTGGCAATGATCGTCGACCAGCACCTCCCTCGGGCCCTGTGGCCAGTGGGTGTGGTGAGCCATACTACTGCAGGAGCTGATGGGAGGATCAGATCTGCGACGGTTCAAGTGAAGGACCGGGCCTACACTAGGCCTGTTTCTAGACTGATTCGGTTGCCCGCCCTGCCTGAGGATAATAAGACTGATTAACCTTTATTCCCTACAGGTCAGATTAGAGTGTTATGTCCTTTTTTGTTGTAGGCAAATTTACATGGCAAATTTGGGGGCGGCATTGTTAAAAAGGCCATATATGGTA
Encoded here:
- the LOC134077599 gene encoding uncharacterized protein LOC134077599 → MMEGQDQLDHESLPRQRTIRPPAHLDDFEVEYAAHRRHFSNLRQFSDRLPEEADDAYDTEHGTTQGQSTTQTPRGGAGSATEGTVHNPLVFAPARSGVDANSTIRALSDQNRILMEAVKALTDKLKDVSPRQQLSFTPQAAHQSSSSHPVSHNAPAHRPRSPVYSPLHVHHQQPPMYQHPAHSLWYQGSPAPPPVNQPAEPNDFECLRDGMERLNLHASRPQTQHPPPPRQREERSGYYGERPSRPVQYSMTHNPQHQPRSPPSSTSSHSRSPSPPKTERSYRGPKPSIPQFTSDDPRLFTRLKLALENLLPEDATERFKYQILVDHLKFEDALLIADSYCHSLHPYSDTMRSLIEHYGQPHKLSLRRIAEVMDGPDIRTGDLTSFRRFALRVRALVGMLAQMGDEGAIELHCGSHVARLLSKLPHDLRSNFKRHIHPKRQPVPTLLDFSDWLEFELDVQGTEIKTGRADSSEASRKGNDKKARKSAVHTTTVLTGAQSPPSPPPSTNALPEPTAKPPDSARKYCPYCENDHYLNQCSTFQVLASDQKTAWIKANYRCWRCGRKHQAAKCRLKVTCQTCKGKHLSVLHDVNARPPCEGEKPLAVAKPSTGTLYLDRPGHSSSVLLKVVKVLLYNGPCTLTTYAILDDGSERTILLHDAVKQLGLVGQPEDLSIRTVKNDAQVIAGANVTFTLSPASQPERKFKITDAFTAEQLGLASHSHPVSKLCNKYHHLRDLPLQPLDNVQPLLLIGSDYPHLLTPLEPVRLGPPGGPAAIKTKLGWTLQGPTKLLQHCLFPQQCLFTEMRPPSVELREHIEKLWQLDILPYRSEKEVTRSRSDQEAVAMLQSRTVRVNVDGIFRYATPLLRKVSSTQLKAPPQAVLPQLRGTEKRLNKDPELAKVFNEEIRKLEESGYVTRLPADLVDQSPESWYIPHHLVCHNEKHRVVFNCSFQYQGSNLNECLLAGPTLGASLLGVLLRFREHTVAFASDIKGMFHQVRLLPEDKPLLRFLWRDAVREAPVTIYQWNVLPFGTTCSPCCATFALQKHVIDHSDSQEDVRNAVEHHFYVDNWLQSCATMEEAKRLADKLRLLLAEGGFSLRQWASNDPRVISHLPAADRSANTELWLSHQQSDAKESTLGLRWQCQKDTLTYNCRRVESQAPTMRVIYRILASQYDPLGYIIPYTTRAKILVQKLWEKPRDWDDPLLPADILQAWQTWESELKYMERISIPRCYVTTAMDSPSTWRDIHIFCDASERAYGSVGYLRTEDASGQVQVAFLAARSRVSPKRQQSMPRLELCAALTGAQLARTLRRELTLDIRQVYMWTDSITVLTWITSDSCRYKVFVGTRIAEIQELTDLQMWRYVPTDFNPADDLTRGKTLLQLSEPSRWSQGPAFLLQHPDTWPVSPHITSNSSDEEERKQVFCVHIVADHSVPDTSHFQTFHDLVQARAQDLHGAASQLGDPPAETYKGAEISLLRDAQSATFAEEVKALSAGKPVPSTSRLLTLSPELDTDGLLRVGGRLRRGEALDHEVVHPVVLDPKHPLTTLLIKRYDDELCHPGAERVFAELRRKYWVLRGREAVKRHQHHCVKCQMWRGKPEVPRMADLPPSCLRLFKPAFHSTGVDCFGPYNIRVGRRSEKRWGIIFKCMTTRGVYLDLLNSIDTDSFLMSLRRFVSRRGTPCELLSDQGTNFKSGQRELKEAFAALQPTLQSLLAKQQIKFRFNPPGAPHFGGTWEREIRSLKAALHTTLGGQSVTEEVLRTVLTEIEGILNSKPLGYVSADVADVDPVTPNCLLMGRPDSSLPQVVYPASEMLTSKRWRHSQVLADHFWSHFIRRYLPSLQPRSKWTKDTDNLQAGAVAMIVDQHLPRALWPVGVVSHTTAGADGRIRSATVQVKDRAYTRPVSRLIRLPALPEDNKTD